The segment TTTCATCCTAAAatccgaactacgttgggcctgaattctcctcgtgagatacgtaggcagccttcccggcccggcccctatcacagaaaattttcattctcctccaTGTTTCGGAGATACGAAGATAAGATCAACGGACGTCGCAAAGCAGTTGCAAGAAGACCATAGCTTAACGTGATTCAGATTTCCCAAGATAGCgccaaacaaacaaattcctgtttgttcaaaatatatatccGTCCTTATTCGTGGGTTAAGATATCCTCAACAAAacgacttgtgtgtttatctgttttatgtgcgatattatgcattttgtactctgGATATGCACTAaaaaatttgcctttgagttgtttttaccTCTCAGGTACCTtttactgatctgtgtcgataaaGCTGGTAGATCATCCTTACTTCACCAGATCGAAAGGTCCTACAGATTCCTTCCCTCGATCAAATTCAGACAAAGGAAAAACAGTTATGGGAGACAACAATGACGAAGGGCGTCTTACTGACGTTGTGGTGGCTCAGCCCACTGTAGTGGAACAGAACGAATTAATCATGCAGCTGATGCAACAGATTGCTGAAATGAAAGTTGAAATGCAACGGAGACAGGATGCGCCTCCACCTGGATTTGGTACTAATATTGCTGATGCAAGACCTCCGGTCTACTTCCCTTCATCAAACATAGATCCAACTCAGAACCAGCCTTCTACACCTGTGCATAATCCGTCTGTGATTGACCTCACAACCCAAAACCCTCAATACGCTTCTGCATCTTACCAAACTCCTTCACCTCTTCCAAATAACCACCCTCAAATACCACCCCATCCTCAGAATACTCAAACTGCCCCACCtccacaaaatcaaaaccaaactcAAACTGCCTTCAATACCCAAGCATTTCATCCGCATTTGAGCCAGAACACCAATCCTCAGGCCTACCCACAAAACTACCAGACCGCCTAAAACGTTCCAAGTCCCTCTATAGCTCCACCCCTCCCCAAAAGAGCCACCTTCCAAGTTCCCGTTCCTGCCGAGCACGAGGTGCACGGTTCTGAGTTGGATCACTATGAAGAACAGGAAAGAGAATGGAAGGCGAAAGAAGAAGTGAAGATCGATATAAAGGAAGAAATCAAAAGGGCTATGAAAGAGCTGCAGTGCATCCCAGACGCCGTCGGACTTAGCTACGCAGAATTGTGCATCCATCCAGATTTGAACCTTCCCGAAGGTTTTAAAATTCCGAAGTTTGACACCTTCGGAGGAGTGGGCAATCCTATGGCGCATTTGAGAGCGTATTGTGACCagctcgtgggagttggcaggGATGAGGCCTTGTTGATGCGGCTTTTCAGCCGAAGTCTGTGTGGGGAGGCCCTCGAGTGGTTTACTTCACATGAAACCAGGCAGTGGCCCAGTTGGAATGCACTGGCTAAGGACTTCATTGACCGATTCGCCTACAATGTTGAAATAGTGCCCGATCGGTATTCTCTagagaagatgaagcagaaaccAACTGAAAGCTATAGGGAATTTGCCTATAGGTGGAGGAAAGAAGCGGCGAGGGTAAGGCCACCCATGACCGAGAAAGAGATTGTGGAAGTATTCGTGCGGGTACAGGAGCCTGAGTACTATGATCGGATCATATTGCTAGTCGGAGCTAAATTCGCTGAGATAGTCAAagttggtgagactatcgaagatggtCTAAAATCGGGGAAGATAGCCCGTGTATCTGCGTCGCCTGGGTCTTCAGGATTGATAAGAAAGCGAAGAGAGGAAGTTGCCGCCGTCTCGTATGGGGGAAGAAAAACCCCTAGAAACCCGTCACATTCCCAAGATCGTTTCAGGCCTTCCCCAAAGTCCCACCGATCCAACTACCCACAACCCAATCATCCTAATAACCATAATACTGTCCCCACCTATCAGAATGCTCAAATTTCGTCGTACCAAAGTCCACCCTCTAATCTCCAAAATTTTCCTCCCATATACCCAAATTACCCTCAACCATACCAGATCCCATCCCCTTATCAGAATATTGCTCCCAACTGTGCCAACGTACAGTCGAGCTACCGACCACCTCCGTCCACttatcaagtccaagctccaTTATACCAGGACCCCCTCCCGAATTACCAAGCTACAATGCTAAATTTCCAGGCAAACCCTTATCCCCGGGGCCAAGCTCCTCGTACAAATACCCAAAATTATCAGCGGGTGCCTCCCCCTCGGCAAAGCAATTATGATACTTCCCGTCCGAGATCTGAAAAAAGGCCTTCAAGGAACTTTACCACACTTGCTGAAAGCCGGACCAAACTATTTGAGAGGCTAGCCGCAGAtggatacatccaccctgtAGGGCCCAAACCCGGGGATGTCAACTCAAAGTTCTACAGGCCAGATCAAAggtgtgcttatcattccaacagtgttggacatgacACGGAAGATTgcatcaacctcaagcacaaaATCCAAGACCTGATCGATCAGGAGGTAGTTTCTCTGCAACCGGCAGTGCCAAACGTCAACACAAATCCGTTGCCGAATCATGGAGGTGACAACCTTAATATGATTGAAACGGATGAAGACGGGTGTGGAACAAAGATGATTACCCCTATTATGCATGAGGACTTGGAAAGGGCTGTCGCTTCTTTAAGCGTCAAAGAAAGGAGAAAGTTTGTTATTCTGACACCTGCAAAggctgttgccttggtgcctTCGAAAACCCTCGTTAAGCCCAAATTTGTCATTGAAACTGCCGTGGCCCAAGGCATGACCAGGTCCGGAAGGTGCTACACTCCTgatgagcttgctctcggaggacaGAAGAAGGACCATGCCAAGAGGCCGATAAGCGAGGGGGAAGCAGAAGAATTTTGGAGAAGGATGCAACCGAAGGACTATTCCATCgtcaaacatttagagaagaCTCCGGCTCAGATCTCCGTGTGGGCCCTGCTGATGAGCTCTCAGTCCCACAGGCAAGCCTTAATGAAAGCTCTTGATGATACATACGTACCCTCAGGTACAAGTAGTGATAACGTGGCCGCTATGATTCATCAAGTCATTCGGGGGCACCGGATCAGCTTTTGTGACGATGAGTTGCCAGTCGAAGGAAGATCCCACAACAAAGCGCTACACATTACCGTGATATGTCGGGGAAAGGTTGTCAACTGTGTTTTGGTAGATGATGGGTCCGGTTTGAATATTTGCCCATTGGCGACGTTGAGGCAACTAAATTTTGACCTTGGGAAACTGGAGCAGAATCAGGTCAATGTAAGGGCATTTGATGGTGTGCAAAGAGACACCTTAGGGGCTGTGACtatgacccttcaaatgggcccCGCAGAGTTCCGTGCGCAATTCCAAGTATTGGACATAGACACTAGCTAcaaccttcttttgggaaggccgTTTATCCACATGGCTGGAGCCGTCCCCTCTACTCTCCATCAGATGATGAAGCTTGTatggaaaaatgaagagttagtGATTCACGGCGAGGGAAGTCGCTCGGGCAAGCAGGTGTCGGTCATTGATGAGATGCCGCAAGGCGCAGACTTTTACACGGTGGAGCTGGTGAATGCCACCAACGAAGATTTGGCCCTCAACTCCATGCCAACCGTGTACAAAATGATAGCCACGGTGATGCTGCAAAATGGGTTCGAGCCAGGTTTCGGATTG is part of the Solanum lycopersicum chromosome 1, SLM_r2.1 genome and harbors:
- the LOC138347244 gene encoding uncharacterized protein: MKELQCIPDAVGLSYAELCIHPDLNLPEGFKIPKFDTFGGVGNPMAHLRAYCDQLVGVGRDEALLMRLFSRSLCGEALEWFTSHETRQWPSWNALAKDFIDRFAYNVEIVPDRYSLEKMKQKPTESYREFAYRWRKEAARVRPPMTEKEIVEVFVRVQEPEYYDRIILLVGAKFAEIVKVGETIEDGLKSGKIARVSASPGSSGLIRKRREEVAAVSYGGRKTPRNPSHSQDRFRPSPKSHRSNYPQPNHPNNHNTVPTYQNAQISSYQSPPSNLQNFPPIYPNYPQPYQIPSPYQNIAPNCANVQSSYRPPPSTYQVQAPLYQDPLPNYQATMLNFQANPYPRGQAPRTNTQNYQRVPPPRQSNYDTSRPRSEKRPSRNFTTLAESRTKLFERLAADGYIHPVGPKPGDVNSKFYRPDQRCAYHSNSVGHDTEDCINLKHKIQDLIDQEVVSLQPAVPNVNTNPLPNHGGDNLNMIETDEDGCGTKMITPIMHEDLERAVASLSVKERRKFVILTPAKAVALVPSKTLVKPKFVIETAVAQGMTRSGRCYTPDELALGGQKKDHAKRPISEGEAEEFWRRMQPKDYSIVKHLEKTPAQISVWALLMSSQSHRQALMKALDDTYVPSGTSSDNVAAMIHQVIRGHRISFCDDELPVEGRSHNKALHITVICRGKVVNCVLVDDGSGLNICPLATLRQLNFDLGKLEQNQVNVRAFDGVQRDTLGAVTMTLQMGPAEFRAQFQVLDIDTSYNLLLGRPFIHMAGAVPSTLHQMMKLVWKNEELVIHGEGSRSGKQVSVIDEMPQGADFYTVELVNATNEDLALNSMPTVYKMIATVMLQNGFEPGFGLGRDSQGIIEPVPVFAQGSKYGLGYIPTDDDMKMKRRRDQELTKPIPYLYHSFPVREHAEPEDDGEGICDLFKEINAVIEEEAEPAGFRDAEPGEMLKNWTSTQILMSRTFG